Proteins encoded together in one Chitinophaga sp. LS1 window:
- a CDS encoding ferritin-like domain-containing protein produces MRSSMQRHLSFLLDQARPERRGVTALRAAAFISTEGTAEAVSGFITGDASTFSAEGITAGPLIPPEFNPKDWLTYMLHVDAELEHSLMVQYLYAAYSLGGDHVPDAQKDLVKSWQEVIMGIAKEEMGHFVSIQNVLRVIGAPLNFARQDFPYDSSLYPFDFTLEPLSKASLAKYVYAESPAGWLNVQDSDDAETKAIKQEIKALLPSANIGDPISVLFESIIELLENEEMIPDDVFGVETYPFQAKPDEWQRGYDHGARGNSTHASPANTPNVLVVPLTCRTDTVAAVKAIAEQGENPDADDADESHFQRFLNIYKAWRKLPETFNPSKNILTNPYVSPEQSAIPSDGVSMITDFQTKFWANLFDVRYRMLLNFLTHSFLLGDGYNDMVNSPRGMIIHATFGEMYNLRTLANVLMNLPAGGGTDKKAGPPFLSPYTLDLPFGEKNKWRVHKDLLDASSGIISALLAFGNQQYSTYLYSLQAADKKLMEVADAILAGDKVCMK; encoded by the coding sequence ATGAGAAGTAGCATGCAGCGACATTTGTCATTTCTGCTGGATCAGGCACGTCCTGAAAGAAGGGGTGTCACCGCCCTGAGAGCAGCAGCGTTTATTAGTACGGAAGGTACGGCAGAAGCTGTCTCCGGATTTATTACAGGAGATGCCTCTACATTTAGTGCGGAAGGTATTACCGCAGGCCCGCTGATTCCGCCGGAATTCAATCCTAAGGACTGGTTAACTTATATGCTCCATGTGGATGCGGAGTTAGAGCACAGTCTTATGGTGCAATACCTTTATGCCGCCTACAGCCTGGGTGGCGACCATGTGCCTGATGCACAGAAAGACCTGGTGAAGAGTTGGCAGGAAGTCATCATGGGTATTGCGAAGGAAGAGATGGGGCATTTTGTATCTATTCAAAATGTATTGCGGGTGATCGGTGCGCCATTGAATTTTGCCAGGCAGGATTTTCCTTATGATTCATCTTTGTATCCGTTTGATTTTACGTTAGAGCCATTGTCCAAAGCATCGCTGGCGAAGTATGTATATGCAGAGTCACCTGCAGGGTGGCTGAATGTACAGGATAGCGATGATGCAGAGACAAAGGCGATCAAGCAGGAGATTAAAGCGTTGCTGCCTTCGGCGAATATAGGTGATCCGATTAGTGTGTTGTTTGAAAGCATCATTGAATTGTTGGAAAATGAAGAGATGATACCTGATGATGTCTTTGGTGTGGAGACCTATCCTTTTCAGGCGAAGCCGGATGAATGGCAACGTGGGTATGATCATGGTGCGAGGGGGAATTCAACGCATGCGAGTCCGGCGAATACACCGAATGTGTTGGTGGTGCCATTAACTTGTCGTACAGATACCGTTGCTGCTGTGAAAGCGATTGCAGAGCAGGGGGAGAACCCGGATGCGGATGATGCAGATGAATCGCATTTCCAGCGGTTTTTGAATATTTATAAGGCATGGCGGAAATTGCCTGAAACGTTTAATCCTTCTAAGAATATTCTCACGAACCCTTATGTATCTCCTGAGCAGAGTGCTATACCGAGTGATGGGGTGAGTATGATTACGGATTTTCAGACGAAGTTCTGGGCGAATTTATTCGATGTGCGTTATCGGATGTTGTTGAATTTTTTAACGCATAGTTTTTTGTTGGGAGATGGGTATAATGATATGGTCAATTCACCGAGAGGGATGATTATACATGCGACGTTTGGGGAGATGTATAATTTGCGAACGTTGGCGAATGTGTTGATGAATTTGCCTGCAGGTGGGGGAACGGATAAGAAGGCGGGACCACCGTTTTTGTCGCCTTATACGCTGGATCTGCCATTTGGGGAGAAGAATAAGTGGCGGGTGCATAAGGATTTGCTGGATGCTTCTTCGGGGATTATATCAGCGTTGCTGGCGTTTGGGAATCAGCAGTATAGTACTTATTTGTATTCATTGCAGGCGGCGGATAAGAAGTTGATGGAAGTGGCGGATGCGATATTGGCGGGGGATAAGGTGTGTATGAAGTAG
- a CDS encoding glycoside hydrolase family 78 protein: MNKHISLIFLAQALYLSLSAQVQVKQLLTEGLKDPQTIDNAHPRFSWKLSTEQKNTLQSAYEITVMDGKKTTWTSGKITSDESLHAPYEGDALTPGKLYSWKVKVWDNHGHNSASTEPAYFRMGITNWKAKWIEPGYTEQATNRPCPIFKTSYRTGKKVASAIAYITSHGLYEARINDKKVGDGFLTPGFTSYNKRLQYQAYDVTNLLQSGDNNIEITVGSGWYRGTIGWGDNKYGKTLGVLYQMEVTYTDGTKETIISDEHWKSGTGKITYSEIYNGEWQDNRKETTWTGVKVIDVPLNNLVASVAPPVTKHQVFSNIKMLKTPAGENVIDFGQNLSGFVHFKASGQPGDSIILEHGEILDKKGNFYNANLRTAAAKDIFVLSGKGEEYFEPHFTFHGFRYVRVRTKAKMTGIEAVAIYSNTPATGDFECSNAMINQLQHNIQWSQVDNFVDIPTDCPQRDERLGWTGDAQAFVQTATFNHNVNTFFTKWLRDLAADQLQNGSVPYVIPNVLGNDATGSAGWGDAATVVPWTMYQVYSDKRLLEQQYPSMKGWVDFIQLQSPNNMWASGSHFGDWLSYKSENRYADTYTYITTQCYYALSTQLVINAAKVLGKQDDVAKYSALLKKIKDAFCAEYVTPNGRIMSNTQTSYVLALAFDMLPENIRAMAAKNLVDDIASYNNHLTTGFLGTYLLSNTLTRFGYTDVAYKLLLQETYPSWLYPVKMGATTIWERWDGMKTDSTFQTTDMNSFNHYAYGAIGDWMYKNITGINMDSSTTGFKKIRIMPRPGGNLTYAKASYESGYGKIGVDWKIQDTKFIMDVEIPVNTTAEIYVPGKEGKEEVGSGKYHYESTINTTKK; the protein is encoded by the coding sequence ATGAATAAGCATATCAGTCTTATTTTCTTAGCCCAGGCGCTCTATCTTTCCCTTTCCGCGCAGGTACAGGTTAAACAACTGCTCACGGAGGGGTTAAAAGATCCGCAAACTATTGACAATGCACATCCCCGCTTCAGCTGGAAACTCAGCACAGAGCAAAAGAATACCCTTCAATCGGCCTATGAAATCACCGTAATGGATGGAAAGAAGACCACATGGACAAGTGGTAAGATCACCTCCGACGAGTCTTTGCATGCCCCCTATGAAGGTGACGCCCTCACTCCTGGCAAACTATATAGCTGGAAAGTAAAGGTGTGGGATAACCATGGTCATAACAGCGCTTCTACCGAACCCGCTTACTTCCGCATGGGAATTACGAATTGGAAAGCAAAATGGATAGAACCCGGTTATACCGAACAAGCTACTAACCGCCCATGTCCAATTTTCAAAACCAGTTATCGTACTGGCAAGAAAGTAGCTTCGGCCATCGCTTACATCACCAGTCATGGTTTGTACGAAGCCCGCATCAATGATAAAAAAGTAGGCGACGGCTTCCTCACCCCCGGTTTCACCAGCTATAACAAACGCCTGCAATACCAGGCATACGACGTTACCAACCTCCTGCAATCAGGCGATAACAATATTGAAATCACCGTAGGTTCCGGTTGGTACAGAGGCACCATCGGCTGGGGAGATAATAAATATGGTAAGACACTGGGTGTGTTATACCAAATGGAAGTCACCTATACCGACGGCACTAAAGAAACCATCATCTCTGACGAACACTGGAAATCAGGCACCGGCAAGATCACCTACTCCGAGATCTATAATGGCGAATGGCAGGACAACCGCAAAGAAACCACATGGACAGGTGTGAAAGTGATCGACGTTCCCCTGAACAACCTGGTAGCAAGCGTGGCGCCTCCTGTTACCAAACACCAGGTCTTCAGCAATATCAAGATGCTCAAAACACCTGCCGGTGAAAACGTGATCGACTTTGGCCAGAACCTCTCCGGCTTTGTTCACTTCAAAGCTAGCGGACAACCCGGCGACAGCATCATCCTCGAACATGGCGAGATCCTGGACAAGAAAGGCAACTTCTACAATGCCAACCTGCGCACTGCTGCTGCTAAAGACATCTTCGTACTCAGCGGCAAAGGGGAAGAATACTTCGAACCACATTTTACCTTCCATGGTTTCCGATACGTAAGAGTCAGGACCAAAGCTAAAATGACCGGCATAGAAGCAGTGGCCATTTATTCAAACACACCCGCTACCGGCGATTTCGAGTGCTCCAACGCTATGATCAACCAACTCCAGCATAATATTCAATGGAGCCAGGTGGACAACTTCGTAGACATCCCGACCGATTGCCCACAGCGTGATGAACGTCTTGGCTGGACAGGCGATGCACAGGCCTTTGTGCAAACTGCTACCTTCAATCACAACGTCAATACCTTCTTTACTAAATGGCTCCGTGACCTGGCAGCTGATCAGTTACAAAATGGTTCCGTGCCTTACGTAATTCCAAACGTACTAGGCAATGACGCCACGGGTTCTGCCGGCTGGGGAGATGCCGCCACCGTAGTGCCCTGGACGATGTACCAGGTATACAGCGACAAGCGCCTCTTAGAACAACAATATCCTTCTATGAAGGGATGGGTTGATTTCATCCAACTGCAATCTCCCAATAACATGTGGGCAAGTGGCTCGCACTTTGGCGACTGGTTATCTTATAAATCAGAGAACCGTTATGCCGATACCTATACTTATATCACCACCCAATGTTACTACGCGTTATCCACCCAACTTGTGATTAACGCTGCCAAAGTGCTCGGCAAACAGGATGATGTGGCAAAATATTCCGCCTTACTGAAAAAAATCAAAGACGCCTTTTGTGCGGAGTATGTGACCCCCAATGGTCGTATCATGTCTAATACCCAGACCTCTTATGTACTGGCGCTGGCATTTGACATGCTACCAGAAAACATCAGGGCGATGGCGGCCAAGAACCTTGTGGATGACATTGCCAGCTATAATAATCACCTGACCACCGGTTTCCTGGGTACCTATTTATTGTCAAATACGTTGACCAGGTTTGGCTATACCGATGTTGCCTATAAGCTCTTATTGCAAGAGACCTATCCGTCCTGGTTATACCCTGTAAAAATGGGGGCGACCACGATATGGGAGCGTTGGGATGGCATGAAGACAGACAGTACCTTCCAGACAACAGACATGAACTCCTTTAACCACTACGCCTATGGCGCCATCGGAGATTGGATGTATAAAAACATCACAGGGATCAATATGGACTCATCCACTACCGGCTTTAAAAAGATCAGAATTATGCCGAGACCGGGTGGCAACCTGACTTATGCAAAGGCCAGTTATGAGAGTGGATATGGCAAAATTGGCGTAGACTGGAAAATTCAGGACACAAAATTTATCATGGATGTAGAGATACCTGTTAACACCACTGCCGAAATCTATGTACCTGGAAAAGAAGGGAAAGAGGAAGTCGGAAGCGGTAAATATCACTATGAATCCACTATAAATACCACAAAAAAGTAG
- a CDS encoding acyl-CoA dehydrogenase family protein, producing the protein MENSRSLAEFIADFERALRRIFYEQNDINQLSLQRGLPDNIWKDIMDMAPLSVAIPTAYGGRGAVVKECLSLLSAAAYESLPLSLTFGINIALFLEPLAKYGNDKIKKEVFDNFLHHQSMGGLMITEPDFGSDALNMMTAYKELSDTFAIKGSKHWQGLTGQANYWLIAARKEQEDGSLSRDVDFFMADNCKEEQKIIVESYYNNLGLYMIPYGLNKIDIQVPKEQILIPESTGIKMMLDILHRSRMQFPGMGMGFIKRMLDEALDHTKNRMVGAGNLYAMDSIKFQLSRIQTAFTICSAMCYKSSKISGIENNLATEGLEANSMKALVTDLMHESAQLCLQLSGANGYKISHIAGRGIVDSRPFQIFEGSNEMLYTQIADVVMKKMKRHHTSSLYDFLSTFPLTQRSSEYFKEQLACDISTTLTQRKMVDLGKIISRLICTDYTLEMEDAGFRKDLVENCIGNVRIEIAHLVSNLGIPNLSVPVDDYRADSDWFSL; encoded by the coding sequence ATGGAAAATTCAAGGAGTCTAGCAGAGTTTATCGCTGATTTTGAGCGGGCGCTTAGACGAATATTTTATGAACAAAACGATATTAATCAGTTAAGTCTTCAGCGTGGCTTACCCGATAATATATGGAAGGATATTATGGACATGGCGCCTCTTTCTGTAGCCATACCAACGGCATACGGAGGTAGAGGAGCGGTTGTAAAAGAATGTCTTTCATTATTGTCAGCCGCGGCTTATGAGTCTTTGCCACTATCGCTGACCTTTGGGATTAATATCGCTTTGTTCCTGGAGCCGCTGGCCAAATACGGCAATGACAAAATAAAAAAGGAAGTATTTGACAACTTCCTGCACCACCAGAGTATGGGGGGCCTCATGATCACGGAGCCCGATTTTGGGAGTGATGCCTTGAATATGATGACGGCTTACAAGGAGCTGAGTGACACTTTCGCCATCAAAGGTTCCAAGCACTGGCAAGGTCTGACCGGCCAGGCAAACTACTGGCTGATTGCTGCCAGAAAGGAACAGGAAGATGGCAGTTTGTCAAGAGACGTTGATTTCTTCATGGCAGACAACTGTAAGGAAGAGCAAAAAATCATTGTGGAGTCATATTACAATAATCTTGGTTTGTACATGATTCCCTATGGACTGAATAAAATCGACATACAGGTGCCCAAGGAACAGATATTGATTCCAGAAAGCACCGGTATTAAGATGATGCTGGACATCCTGCATAGAAGCAGGATGCAGTTCCCGGGTATGGGTATGGGCTTTATTAAACGAATGTTGGACGAAGCACTGGATCATACCAAGAACAGGATGGTAGGTGCGGGCAACCTCTACGCCATGGACTCCATTAAGTTCCAGTTGTCACGTATACAAACAGCCTTTACCATCTGCTCTGCGATGTGTTACAAGAGTAGCAAGATCAGCGGTATTGAAAATAACCTGGCTACCGAAGGACTGGAAGCGAACAGTATGAAGGCCCTCGTGACCGACCTGATGCACGAGTCCGCCCAGCTGTGTTTGCAGTTGTCCGGCGCCAACGGCTATAAGATCAGCCATATTGCGGGTAGAGGTATAGTAGACAGCCGGCCTTTCCAGATCTTTGAAGGCTCCAACGAGATGTTGTACACACAGATCGCGGATGTAGTGATGAAGAAGATGAAGCGCCATCATACCAGCAGTCTGTACGACTTCCTGTCTACCTTCCCGTTGACACAGCGATCATCAGAATACTTTAAAGAACAGCTTGCCTGCGATATATCCACGACTTTGACCCAACGTAAAATGGTGGATCTGGGTAAAATCATCAGCAGACTCATTTGTACAGATTATACACTGGAAATGGAAGATGCAGGGTTCAGAAAAGACCTGGTAGAGAACTGTATTGGCAACGTGCGGATAGAAATAGCGCACCTGGTATCCAATCTTGGCATTCCGAACCTGTCGGTTCCGGTAGACGACTATCGGGCAGACAGCGACTGGTTCTCCCTATAA
- a CDS encoding zeta toxin family protein: MSANYSRLLRDDDLVQHFIEKVLQFRTTPKIIRKIVTSEKMLMDFKEEENTLISTKHRDRDYVSELDRWNLRERIISELYTLQRLENEDETTLGAGGALPRIPVRSERRAFILIGPPASGKSSIANAISEDEGAIILDSDFAKRKLPEFEYDCGATLVQEESNKIVFGFGENNPQKIQSLYNRAIENGNNLVIPKVGPDPKSIIKLAETLTKIDYQVNLTLVSLKRREATIRALHRFNTTKRYVPLGYIFDQVGNDPLLTYYLVKEKGQEFFSSFGAISTDVNLNEAPECIDLKGDNPAKKYKLNQDRFF, encoded by the coding sequence ATGAGTGCAAATTATTCTCGACTCCTTCGGGATGACGACTTAGTACAACATTTTATTGAAAAAGTTCTTCAATTCAGAACTACTCCAAAAATCATCAGGAAAATTGTGACAAGTGAGAAAATGTTGATGGATTTTAAGGAGGAAGAAAACACGTTAATTAGTACAAAGCATAGAGACAGAGATTATGTAAGTGAACTAGATAGATGGAACTTAAGAGAACGTATCATTTCCGAATTGTATACACTACAAAGATTGGAGAATGAGGATGAAACAACACTGGGGGCAGGAGGTGCCTTACCTCGCATACCTGTAAGATCAGAAAGAAGAGCCTTCATACTAATAGGGCCTCCGGCATCAGGAAAATCTTCTATAGCAAATGCTATATCTGAAGATGAAGGTGCTATCATCTTAGATTCTGATTTCGCCAAAAGGAAATTGCCTGAATTTGAATATGACTGCGGGGCAACCCTTGTTCAGGAAGAATCCAATAAAATTGTTTTTGGCTTTGGAGAAAACAATCCACAAAAAATTCAATCATTATATAACCGGGCTATTGAAAATGGGAACAATTTGGTAATTCCTAAAGTTGGACCAGATCCAAAATCTATAATTAAACTCGCCGAAACGCTGACTAAAATTGACTATCAGGTCAACTTAACATTAGTTTCTCTAAAACGGAGAGAAGCCACCATCAGGGCATTACATCGTTTTAATACTACCAAAAGGTATGTTCCACTGGGGTATATATTTGATCAGGTTGGAAACGACCCGCTGCTGACATATTACTTAGTGAAAGAGAAAGGACAGGAATTTTTCAGCAGCTTTGGAGCTATTAGTACAGATGTTAATCTAAACGAAGCCCCTGAATGCATTGATCTAAAAGGAGATAATCCGGCTAAAAAATATAAACTTAATCAAGATCGATTTTTTTAA
- a CDS encoding Fic family protein codes for MKYNWQQPDWREFRYSSTPEIEAVLYEFAGKTGYVTGMLDAIPQDLQQEVIIQIMVVEAMKTSAIEGEFLTRQDVISSIRNKLGLPTPHHTFKDLSAAGAGELMVTVRDTYHQKLTKKMLFEWHHLLMQGNSHINIGAWRKGTSPMQVISGSFGKETVHYEAPPSASVAVEMSQFIQWFNDTAPGGNKAIRNPAIRSAIAHLYFESIHPFEDGNGRIGRAIAEKALSQTVGRPVLLSLSQTIEADRKAYYQHLKSAQRSNEITEWVHYFVTTILKAQIEATQLVVFTLKKTKFVDLLRDKMNERQTKAILKMLDAGPEGFEGGMNAKKYMSITKTSKATATRDLQDLLVMGAVIYIGGGGRSTHYALNI; via the coding sequence ATGAAATACAATTGGCAACAACCTGATTGGCGTGAATTCCGCTATAGTAGTACGCCGGAGATAGAAGCCGTGCTGTATGAATTTGCGGGGAAAACTGGTTATGTAACTGGCATGTTGGACGCTATTCCACAGGATCTCCAGCAGGAAGTCATTATTCAAATCATGGTAGTAGAAGCGATGAAAACTTCTGCAATCGAGGGCGAATTTCTGACCCGGCAGGATGTGATTTCTTCTATTCGAAATAAGCTAGGCCTGCCTACTCCACATCATACTTTTAAAGACCTTAGTGCTGCTGGCGCTGGTGAATTGATGGTGACCGTGCGCGACACCTATCATCAAAAGCTGACAAAGAAAATGCTGTTCGAATGGCATCACCTGCTGATGCAGGGAAATAGTCATATTAATATTGGTGCATGGAGAAAAGGAACGTCTCCCATGCAGGTGATATCCGGCTCATTTGGAAAAGAGACCGTTCATTATGAGGCACCGCCTTCGGCTAGTGTGGCTGTAGAAATGAGTCAGTTTATTCAGTGGTTCAATGATACTGCTCCAGGGGGTAATAAGGCCATTAGGAACCCAGCGATTCGTTCTGCAATTGCACATCTGTATTTTGAATCTATTCATCCTTTTGAGGATGGTAATGGCAGAATAGGAAGAGCGATTGCTGAGAAGGCTTTGTCACAGACTGTAGGAAGGCCTGTATTGTTAAGTCTATCCCAGACTATCGAAGCGGATAGAAAAGCTTATTATCAACACCTCAAATCTGCCCAGAGAAGTAATGAGATTACGGAGTGGGTGCATTACTTCGTAACTACTATTTTGAAGGCGCAAATAGAAGCGACGCAACTGGTTGTGTTTACATTGAAGAAAACAAAGTTCGTGGATCTTTTAAGAGATAAGATGAATGAGCGGCAGACGAAGGCGATATTGAAAATGCTGGATGCGGGGCCTGAAGGTTTTGAAGGAGGGATGAATGCGAAGAAGTATATGTCTATAACGAAAACATCAAAGGCTACAGCTACGAGAGATTTGCAGGATCTGTTGGTGATGGGGGCGGTTATTTATATTGGAGGTGGTGGGAGGAGTACGCATTATGCACTGAATATTTAA
- a CDS encoding TonB-dependent receptor domain-containing protein, with the protein MHPLHPPYHRNLFPLLPHSPTFTFLTYKNDYTRWLPSAMLNYAINDNHNLSFALKSDFNRPSFWQMNPFMTYSSNKSGVNGNPFIKPTQSIHAELTYVYHQNYIFMTSYGKEKSLFQQVVTLIPPDTFIYYWNNYGFSKSLALTSMIKINE; encoded by the coding sequence ATCCACCCCCTCCATCCTCCCTACCACCGAAATCTTTTCCCCCTCCTTCCCCATTCTCCCACCTTTACATTCCTAACCTACAAAAACGACTATACCCGCTGGCTACCATCTGCCATGCTCAACTATGCCATCAACGACAACCACAACCTCTCCTTCGCACTGAAAAGCGATTTCAACAGACCCTCCTTTTGGCAAATGAATCCATTCATGACCTACTCCAGCAATAAATCAGGTGTAAATGGCAATCCATTTATCAAACCCACCCAAAGCATTCACGCAGAACTCACCTACGTCTACCACCAGAATTATATCTTCATGACTAGTTATGGCAAAGAGAAAAGCCTCTTCCAACAAGTCGTGACTTTAATACCACCTGACACATTCATCTATTACTGGAACAACTACGGTTTCTCCAAATCCCTTGCACTCACCTCCATGATCAAGATTAATGAATAG
- a CDS encoding SDR family oxidoreductase has protein sequence MKKTIFITGTSTGFGREVTKLFQQHGWNVIATMRNPDKEAELQQLENVLVTRLDVQDQTSITQAVNEGLNRFGKIDVLINNAGYSVMGAFESSTHEQLLQMYKVNVFGLMDVTRAILPYMREQGHGTIINLSSIAGVLGFPFGSPYVSSKFAVEGFSESLHHELKPLNIGVKLIEPGSVDTNFRNNVQLIKNEIAAYNEHFATFMGNLSALTAPMKPTTAADVARLIYEAATDNTDRLRYMIGEDAEFYIRKKNNQEIPWQ, from the coding sequence ATGAAAAAAACAATCTTCATCACCGGTACCTCAACCGGCTTTGGCCGTGAGGTGACTAAATTATTTCAGCAACACGGCTGGAATGTAATCGCGACGATGCGCAATCCTGACAAAGAAGCGGAGTTGCAGCAGTTGGAAAATGTACTTGTTACCAGGTTGGATGTACAGGACCAGACTTCTATTACACAGGCGGTGAACGAAGGGTTGAACCGTTTTGGCAAAATAGATGTGCTCATCAATAATGCAGGATATAGTGTGATGGGCGCTTTCGAATCTTCTACCCACGAGCAGTTACTACAAATGTACAAGGTGAATGTATTCGGTCTCATGGACGTGACACGGGCTATCCTGCCTTATATGAGAGAGCAGGGACATGGTACGATCATTAACCTCTCCTCTATCGCAGGTGTATTGGGTTTCCCTTTTGGGAGTCCGTATGTGAGTAGTAAATTTGCAGTAGAAGGATTTTCAGAATCTTTACATCATGAGCTCAAGCCTTTAAATATTGGTGTGAAACTCATCGAACCGGGCTCTGTCGATACGAATTTCCGTAACAACGTACAGTTGATCAAAAATGAAATTGCGGCTTACAATGAACATTTTGCAACTTTCATGGGCAATTTATCAGCTTTGACAGCGCCTATGAAACCAACCACAGCAGCAGATGTAGCGCGATTGATCTACGAAGCGGCGACAGACAATACAGACCGGCTGAGATATATGATTGGAGAAGATGCTGAATTTTATATTAGGAAAAAAAATAACCAGGAAATACCATGGCAATAA
- a CDS encoding helix-turn-helix domain-containing protein has translation MAIIDIKSIADLHEIAGLGKPTHPLVAAIEMTGVRQPTPSNSSYRLGCYSILCKQYIGQLKYGQSYYDFGEGSLMFTAPGQVMTPSPGDYVEQGWGLFFHPDLINNSPLGRKIIDCSFFHYATNEALFVTEEEKQILTTCFDNIRKEYSQRIDKHTNSLIQSNIALLLDYCTRFYDRQFYTHEKVNTDMVQQFEKLLKDYFAQEHTALPGVAYFAKQLNLSPNYLSDLLQRFTGKTTQEHIHLQVVDMAKSLLWSTEKNISEIAYSLGFEHASHFTRLFKQKTGYAPSEFRRLN, from the coding sequence ATGGCAATCATAGATATAAAATCTATTGCTGACCTGCACGAGATTGCAGGTCTTGGGAAGCCGACGCACCCGCTTGTGGCTGCCATTGAAATGACTGGTGTAAGACAACCTACCCCATCCAACTCCTCCTACAGGTTGGGTTGCTATAGTATTCTATGTAAACAATACATTGGCCAGTTAAAATATGGTCAGTCCTATTACGACTTCGGTGAAGGTTCATTGATGTTCACCGCTCCTGGCCAGGTAATGACCCCCAGCCCTGGCGATTATGTCGAGCAAGGCTGGGGATTATTTTTTCATCCTGACCTGATTAATAATAGTCCGTTGGGACGTAAGATCATTGATTGCTCCTTCTTTCATTATGCAACCAATGAGGCGCTGTTCGTGACAGAAGAGGAGAAACAGATTCTCACGACCTGTTTTGACAACATCCGGAAAGAATATTCACAACGTATCGATAAGCATACCAATAGTTTGATTCAGTCGAATATCGCCTTGCTGTTAGACTACTGCACCCGGTTTTATGACAGGCAGTTCTATACGCATGAAAAGGTCAATACCGATATGGTACAGCAATTTGAAAAACTGCTGAAAGATTATTTTGCACAGGAGCATACAGCGCTGCCAGGGGTTGCTTACTTTGCAAAGCAGCTAAACCTTTCGCCGAATTACTTATCTGATTTATTGCAACGGTTTACAGGTAAGACGACACAGGAGCATATTCATTTGCAGGTGGTAGATATGGCGAAATCGCTATTGTGGAGTACGGAGAAGAATATTAGTGAAATAGCGTATTCACTGGGTTTTGAACATGCTTCGCATTTTACGCGGTTGTTTAAGCAGAAAACGGGTTATGCGCCGAGTGAGTTTAGAAGATTGAATTAA
- a CDS encoding aldo/keto reductase, with the protein MNRKFGTNGPLVSSIGLGCMSLSGAYGVADDQESIKVIERALELGHNFLDTADYYRTGHNEELIGKAIKGKRDKAFLSVKTGQMFAPAANKGFGFGPVNAHPDYLKNAILYSLQRLKTDYIDLYTPGRVDPNVPIEDTVGALADMVDKGVIRYIGLSEASASTIRKAATVAPITALQIEYSLWSREIEAEVLPVTRELGIGIVAYSPLSRGFLTGDIKSPEDLKDNRPNMPRFQGENFYKNLELVEQIKILAAQKGCTPTQLALAWVLAQGEHIIAIPGTKRIHKLEENIAAEQVQLTQEDLQSIEAIMPAGIAAGTRYPEFLMKALNG; encoded by the coding sequence ATGAATAGAAAATTTGGAACAAACGGACCACTCGTATCATCCATCGGTCTTGGATGTATGAGTTTATCAGGCGCCTACGGCGTAGCAGATGACCAGGAATCAATTAAAGTGATTGAAAGAGCACTTGAGCTGGGACATAACTTTTTAGACACCGCTGATTATTACCGCACCGGTCACAATGAAGAATTGATCGGCAAAGCGATCAAAGGCAAGCGCGACAAAGCGTTTCTCTCAGTAAAGACAGGGCAAATGTTCGCCCCTGCAGCGAATAAAGGATTTGGTTTTGGCCCTGTCAATGCGCATCCAGATTATTTAAAGAATGCTATTCTCTACAGTTTACAAAGATTAAAAACAGATTACATCGACCTATATACACCGGGGCGTGTAGATCCAAATGTACCTATTGAAGATACGGTGGGTGCACTGGCGGATATGGTGGATAAAGGCGTTATCCGGTACATTGGTCTTTCTGAAGCATCTGCATCTACCATCAGAAAAGCGGCGACGGTAGCGCCTATTACAGCGTTACAAATTGAATATTCTCTTTGGAGTAGAGAGATTGAAGCAGAAGTGCTACCTGTTACCCGTGAATTGGGAATTGGTATTGTCGCTTATTCGCCTTTGAGCAGAGGATTTTTGACTGGTGATATAAAATCACCTGAAGATCTGAAAGATAACCGGCCAAATATGCCACGTTTTCAAGGGGAGAATTTCTATAAGAATCTTGAGCTGGTGGAGCAAATCAAAATATTGGCTGCGCAGAAAGGGTGTACACCTACACAGTTAGCACTGGCATGGGTGTTGGCGCAGGGGGAGCATATTATTGCTATTCCGGGGACGAAGCGGATACATAAACTGGAAGAAAATATTGCAGCAGAGCAAGTGCAGCTTACGCAGGAGGATTTGCAAAGTATAGAAGCGATTATGCCGGCGGGAATTGCGGCGGGGACGAGGTATCCTGAGTTTTTGATGAAAGCGTTGAATGGTTAA